TTGCTGTTCTTGTATTAGGCTTGCCTATCTTTGATACAACATTTGCAGTGCTACGTCGACTAATTAATAAAAAGCCGATTTCGCAAGGCGACAGAGGACATCTGCATCATCGACTGATTGACAAAGGACTTAGTCAAAAAAGAGCTGTGGTTACACTCTATGCTGTTAGTGGAGCTTTTGGAATTGCAGGGATTTTAGTGGTTATGAGTGACTTTAAACTTGCGCTTTTGATTGTCGGTTTTATCCTATCGATATGGTTACTTGACATGGGAAGAACGCATTTTAAAAAAGATAAATTTAGTGAATAATTACAAAAGACTCAAGTAATTGGGTCTTTTGTTATAGAATGAGAGAAGGGATTAGCGATGAAGATATTAAGTATATTTGGAACACGTCCTGAAGCCATCAAGATGGGACCTGTTGTAAAAGCAATTGAAGAAACAGAAGGATTAACCAGTTTAGTTTGTGTTACAGCGCAACATCGTGAAATGTTAGATCAAGTTCTTGAGGTTTTTGAGATCACACCGGATTATGATTTGAATATAATGCAGGCTGGTCAGACGTTAACAGAAATTACAACGCGAGCTATTCAAGGGCTTGAAGAAGTGCTTATAAAAGCACGTCCGGATATGGTGTTGGTTCATGGTGATACCACAACAACATTTGCAGGTGCATTGGCAGCGTTCTATCAAAAAATCCCTGTCGGACATGTCGAAGCAGGTCTTCGAACATTTGATAAATATCAACCATTTCCAGAGGAGATGAATCGATTATTGACAGGTCGACTTGCTGAAGTGCATTTTGCACCAACACAAACGGCAAGACAACATTTACTGGATGAAGGGATTGCAGATACATCCATTTTGGTTACAGGCAATACTGTTATCGATGCATTAAAGTCAACCGTTTCAGATGCTTATAGCTTCTCTTTAGAAACCCTAAATAGTATTGACTATGAAAAGTATAAAGTCATTACAATGACAGCGCATCGACGAGAAAATTTAGGCAAGCCATTAGAAGACATCTGTGAAGCCATCTTAGCGACCGTCCAAGCCAATGAAGACGTGGTGGTGGTCTATTCGGTACATTTAAATCCAAAGGTGCAAGAGGTTGCGCAACGTATCTTGGGTAATCATGAGCGTATACACCTTGTAGCGCCGCTTGAACTCAAAGATATGCATAATTTGCTTAACCGTTCTTATCTTGTTCTGACAGATTCAGGTGGACTTCAAGAAGAGGTTCCTTCAATGGGAAAACCTGTCCTTGTCCTTCGAAATGTAACTGAACGACCAGAGGGGGTTGAAGCGGGAACGCTTAAGCTTGTAGGGACAAATAAAGAGAAAATCATTCAAACGACTCAGCAGCTGTTGTCAGACAAGTCGGAATATGATAAAATGGCAACTGCGGTCAATCCTTATGGAGATGGGAACGCATCAGCGCGAATTGCTGAATATATCTTCAATAAGGCATAGACATTCGTTTTATTTATCGGTATAATGTGTCTAGGAAGATAAGAGGTCGATTATGAAAACAGATTTTAAAACATTAAAGTACTTATCTTTGATTTCACAAGTGGGATTAATCATGGCAATTCCCATTTTTGGAAGTGTCTTTTTAGGGCATTGGATTGATACGAAGGTAGGAACTAATGGCATCTTTTTGATTATTTTCATTCTTATGGGCATTTATATCGCCTTTCGAAATCTATTTGTCATTATACTTAAAAAATCAGACTTTGGAAAGAAGGATAAGCATCGATGAATGAACGTAAGTCAATGGTATATGAGTTGACGCGAAATGTGTTAATCATAATTGCAATAGCACTTTTTATCGGATTATTGATAGTTGAAAATCGTATAAGCTATGCATTGGGGCTAGGGCTTGGAGCGGTTGTATCCATTTTGAAGATTCACCTGATGGAACATAGCTTTCGAAAAGCCATGTACAAAGCACCACATGCAGCGACAAATTATGTTCGAGCGCATTATTTTTTGCGCTATTTTATAACTTTTTTAGTATTATTTATTGGTGTATATACATCATCCATTCACTTTATCGGCCTTGTTATAGGAGTGTTGGCACTAAAACCAGCGGCTTACATACAAGGATTATTCGAACCGGAAGTTCCCAAAGATGGAAGTGTAGAATTTCTTGAGTGGGAAGACGAAGATGAAGATGAAAAGTCCGACTTCTGGTGACACATGGAGAGTGTATTCATATATATTTTTTAGCAACATATAAATACAAGGTATGCATAAAAAGGAGTTGATTTTCAAATGGATATTGGAATTCATGTAGCCAAAGTGTTTAAAATTGGCGGCGTTGAGATTTGGATTACAGAAACAATGATCAATACATGGATTATTTGTGGCGTTTTAATTCTCATTGCGTTACTCATTAATCGATCCATTAAGAATCCTAAAAAAATACCTAGTGGTGTTCAAAATGTGGTGGAATTTATTGTCCATGCAGG
This sequence is a window from Vallitaleaceae bacterium 9-2. Protein-coding genes within it:
- the wecB gene encoding UDP-N-acetylglucosamine 2-epimerase (non-hydrolyzing); its protein translation is MKILSIFGTRPEAIKMGPVVKAIEETEGLTSLVCVTAQHREMLDQVLEVFEITPDYDLNIMQAGQTLTEITTRAIQGLEEVLIKARPDMVLVHGDTTTTFAGALAAFYQKIPVGHVEAGLRTFDKYQPFPEEMNRLLTGRLAEVHFAPTQTARQHLLDEGIADTSILVTGNTVIDALKSTVSDAYSFSLETLNSIDYEKYKVITMTAHRRENLGKPLEDICEAILATVQANEDVVVVYSVHLNPKVQEVAQRILGNHERIHLVAPLELKDMHNLLNRSYLVLTDSGGLQEEVPSMGKPVLVLRNVTERPEGVEAGTLKLVGTNKEKIIQTTQQLLSDKSEYDKMATAVNPYGDGNASARIAEYIFNKA
- a CDS encoding AtpZ/AtpI family protein → MKTDFKTLKYLSLISQVGLIMAIPIFGSVFLGHWIDTKVGTNGIFLIIFILMGIYIAFRNLFVIILKKSDFGKKDKHR
- a CDS encoding ATP synthase subunit I yields the protein MNERKSMVYELTRNVLIIIAIALFIGLLIVENRISYALGLGLGAVVSILKIHLMEHSFRKAMYKAPHAATNYVRAHYFLRYFITFLVLFIGVYTSSIHFIGLVIGVLALKPAAYIQGLFEPEVPKDGSVEFLEWEDEDEDEKSDFW